Proteins from one Triticum aestivum cultivar Chinese Spring chromosome 7A, IWGSC CS RefSeq v2.1, whole genome shotgun sequence genomic window:
- the LOC123148293 gene encoding germin-like protein 8-4, which translates to MPQLAKQLTMASSSSLFFLATLLALASWQVTAYDPSPLQDFCIADMKAPVRVNGFACKDPMAATPEDFFNAAMLDQPRDTKASKVRSNVTNINVINFPGLNTLGISLARIDYGPLGVNTPHIHPRATELLTVLEGTLYLGFVTSNPNRLFSKIVKKGDVFVFPKAMIHFQMNLAHDKPAAALSSLSSQNPGVISIANAVFGSKPPISDDVLATAFQVEKDLIHWLQSQFWGNTNY; encoded by the exons ATGCCTCAATTGGCAAAGCAACTCACAATGGCTTCCTCTTCCTCATTGTTCTTCCTTGCTACCCTCCTTGCCCTGGCCTCATGGCAGGTCACTGCCTACGATCCTAGCCCTCTTCAAGACTTCTGCATCGCCGACATGAAGGCGCCTG TGCGAGTAAATGGATTTGCTTGCAAGGACCCAATGGCCGCAACCCCGGAAGACTTCTTCAACGCAGCCATGCTCGATCAGCCTAGGGATACTAAGGCCAGCAAGGTCAGGTCTAACGTCACCAACATCAATGTCATAAATTTCCCCGGCCTCAACACCCTCGGCATCTCGCTGGCTCGCATCGACTATGGACCGTTAGGTGTGAACACGCCACACATACACCCTCGTGCCACTGAGCTCCTCACAGTGCTCGAGGGGACACTCTACCTTGGATTTGTCACATCCAACCCAAAcaggctcttctccaagatagttAAGAAGGGCGATGTATTCGTATTCCCAAAAGCAATGATCCACTTCCAAATGAACCTAGCGCATGACAAGCCAGCAGCCGCGTTGTCCTCGCTCAGCAGCCAAAACCCTGGAGTTATTTCTATTGCCAATGCAGTGTTTGGATCAAAGCCACCGATTTCGGATGATGTCTTAGCCACGGCATTTCAGGTGGAGAAGGATCTCATTCACTGGCTCCAATCTCAGTTCTGGGGGAACACCAACTACTAA